The Pseudomonas fluorescens nucleotide sequence ATCGCTGGTCCAGCCGAACGCCCTGAGCCGCTTGTAGCCTTCAGCCAATTCAAGAGGGGAGAGCTTCTCGTTTTCTTGACTGGAGATAATCCGTGCAACCCGATCGGCATCGCTGCCTTCGAAGGCAATAACGGATACCCAGGCTTCGAGAACATCAGGGTTGTCCTTGTTCGGTGTCCTTGGCAAGCGTCCTGCTGCATCGAGCTTTAGGAGCGCTCGGCGACGACGATGACCGTCAACAACCCAGACTCCGCCATTAGCCCGCGGGCGCACCTCAAGGGGCGGTATCTGGCCGCCCTCAGCAATGAACTCGGCAAGCAACTCAATACTGGTTTCGAGGGCCGCACCTTCAGTACGAAGGTTGAAACCGGGTTCTTCATGGAGGTCTTCAAGCTTGACCTTCATCGCATCGGCTCGACGAACCTCGCCGTCCTTGATCATTTGTTTGAATGACTTTGCCATCGCAATTAATTTCCGTCGGGCTGCATTGGTAGAGCTCTTCCTGCACTGTCGCCCTGAACCCTTGAATAGGACCAGGAAGAGCTCTACCGATGCAGCCTGGTGCTAGGGAAGACCAGGTGATCGGGCAGTTTGCGTCAGGCTGACGTGGCGCTGGTTGATCAGATAACCGCGGTCAGGATCTTGCTACCGTCAGGCTTGGTTGTAGTCATGTGCATGACTGAGCCTGTACTGCCGGGGAGAGAGAAACCGCTGCGGATGGTGTTCGCCGACCTGCTGAAGCGTGCATCGAACTTATCGTCGCCATCAGGCAAGTGGGTGGTCACGGTTAGGCTGGTGGCATCCTCGCCGTTGGGGCCGCCGTCTTCATGGCCAATGGCGAAGCTTGCGATCATGGCGATACCGTTATCCCTCGCGATCTGAATCACCTGCTGCATCAGTGGGCTGACTTGGCTGTCGTAGATTTCTTCTTTGTTCATGGGAGGTGCTCCGTTTGATTTCCCGTCTGGCCCTGTCGCCAAGGCCAGCCAGTGAAATCTGCCGCGACCCGCTGCTGGCGTCGGTCTTTGGCAATCTTCAAATTGTTGTCTCCGACCGCGACCCTGGTCCGCCGGATAACTGTTCTTGGCGCTTTACGCTGCACGCCCGGGTCAGTTGCCAACCCTCTGGACTGTTGAGGCCTGTCCATCGCTGCCTTTGTTGCTGGCCGGTGGTGATCCGGCATGTGTATAACGTGAGTTATGGCTTCGAATGATAACGTGAGTTTTCAATGTGTCAATAACCTAGGTTATTTTTTCTTGCAAAAGAAAGCCCGCTCGGAGGCGGGCTTTGCTTAGTAGTCGAGGTATTCGCGCCACCCAATGCGGTAGGCGCCGCTCTCGAGGCGATCAATCCGAATTCCGTCGGTGTTGCCTAATTCATCTAGGAGCCGCTCCCAGTCTTCCTCTAGCTCACCTGGAGCAGGGGTCACGGTTACGGCTTGGAGCTTTTGCACATGAGGCGAGACAACCAGGCGCCGCACTCGGCGACCGAGAAGTTCGTAGGATGAGGGGGAGATTTGTGTGTCGGGAATGCCTTGGTTCATGTAGGTACCTCTTTGAAAACTGTATGAATATACAGTATTTGAGGTATGGATCTTCGGCAAGATTGACCAGGCCAGGTGAAATGAAAAAGCCCGGCGCAGGGCCGGGCTCTTGGATGAAGGGCGGTTACAGCTTGCCCATTACTCGAACTGCTACCCCGATAATTCGGCAGTCTTCTCCGCACTCAACCATTTTGTATTCCGGGTTTAGCGGCTTTAGGTAGCGCCTGCCGCCATCCTCGACAAGCTTCTTGAAGGTGGCCTCGCCGCTGTTCGCCAGCTTGGCGATCACGAGCTTGCCTGACGTCACCTCGGCCTCGGTATCAACGAGGATCATCATTCCTTCCGGTATGCTAGTTCCTGTTGGCGCGGTCATCGAGTCGCCTCGAACCTCAAGCCAAAACGCCACGCCCTTCGAGTTGTAATCGGAGATCTCATAGCGATCGGAGAATCCGGGTGGAAATGGCTCGACGGCCTCCGCCCAGGCTCCGGCAGCCACCCAACTGATAACTGGGTATCGGTAGGACATATTCGGTTGAACTGTGGGGGCCACGTTTGATGGCTCTACAGTGGTCGACTTGCCCGAGTCCAGCCACTCGGCTGAGACATTCAATGCGCGAGCAATTTCCACCAATCTCTTGGAGGTTGCGTTTCGTCCGCTCTCCAGGTGCTGGATCGTCACCTGACTCACGCCGGCTCTCTCAGCCAGTTGTTGCTGGCTCAGGCCAAGCGCTACACGCCGCGCGTAGATACGGTCTTTCAGTGTTCCGCTGTCTTCATTCATAACGCTAAGGGTAAAACACGCGTTATCGCCCTTCAAATAACATGTGTTTGCCTCATTAATAACTTGAGTTATCATCGTGTCTACGATCCATTGAGGCAAACACACATGCCAGCGAAAGAAAGACCCGTAGAGACGGTGGTCCGTCTGGCCGGAGGCCAGGCAGAGCTAGCCCGTCGCTGCAATACGAGCCAGCCCCGAATCTGGCAATGCGTGCATCGCAATAAGCGCGTTCCGGCGGACCTCGTTATCCCATTTGAGAAGGCAGTTGATGGCCAAGTAACGCGCCACCAGCTGCGCCCAGACCTTTATCCGGAAGAAGAACCCACCGCCTCCCGGTGACAGCAATTATCGACGACTTGGCAATACGCCAGTAGTGATCTGGTTTAGCTGTTGATTCATCCAGTAGCCATATCGCAGACGAAAAAAAGCCGGTGGCTAGACCGGCTTCTTCGACAAACAACGTGAGGTCGAGTATGCACATAGCGATCGATGCAAGCAATACCGGGCCATGCGCGTCAGTTTTCGGCAGTGCGCCAAATCTGTCACGTCAGGTGATCCAGTCGAGAGGTGTTGTGTGAGCACCATTTTGATGAGCGCTTGCTGGCCTTTACAGGGGATGAGCCCTGCTCAGAAGTCCGTGCTGATTTCCCTGGCAGACAACGCGAACGACGACGGCGCGTGCTGGCCTTCGGTAGCCAGGATTGCAGAACGGACCTGCCTTTCGGAGCGGGCTGTGCGAAATGCATTGCGCTGGTTGGAAGAGGCGAAAGTCCTGACAGCACACATGCGGGCCGGGCGTTCGACCTGGTACACCGTCAGTCCTTACAGCTACGACCCCGGCAGCAAATGCCCCCGGCAACAGATGCCGAGGCACCCCGGCAAGAAATGCCCCCACCCCGGCAACAGATGCCCCACACCCCGGCATTAAATGCCCCCAGAACCGTAAGGGAACCATCAAGGAACCGTCAGGAGTATCCGCGAGCACCCGCGAAGCCTCGAATCAGGCCCCGGTCGACCAGATCGTCGAACTGTTCAACGAGCTGTTGCCCGAGTTGCCTCGGGTTGTCCTGGTCAACAAAGACCGCAAGTCGAAGATCCAGGCTCGGTGGGCTGAGAGCCCTGTCCACCAGGATCTCGATTTCTGGCGCGACTTCTTCGGCATGGTCCAGGCCAGCGATTGGCTGATGGGTCGGGTAGGGGGCCGCGACAACAAACCGTTCCGGTGCAACTTCGACTGGCTCGTAGCACCGACCAATTTCGTCAAAGTGGTAGAGGGAAATTACCATGCGTGATCCGTACAGCATCGAGGCTGAACACGGCCTCCTGGGCGCGATGATGATTCGCCCTGAGCTGATCGATACCTTGAGCGACGACCTTTCCCCTGAGTCGTTTTACTTCGCTGAGAACGCCGAAGTGTTTCGCGGGATCATGGCTGTCAGAGCCACCGGCAAGGCCGTGGACTTCCTGACCGTAGGCGAGCAGATCGGTAACCTGCCGAATGGTGACCGAGCCCTGGCGTACTGCGCTGAGATCGTTGACAACACGCCGAGCGTGGCCAGTGCCAAGACCTACGCGGGCATCGTGCGGGAAAGAGCGATTGAGCGCGCCCTGTACAGCCTGGGCGAGCAGGCCATGGACATTGCCCAGGGCACTGAGGATGTCCAGGCGAAGATTGCTGCAGTCCAGGCTGCCGCGATGTCGATCGATTGCGGTGCTGGTGATGACGATATCGTCAAGGCCGGCGATGTCGTGATCGACCAGCTCGACGTGTGGCAGGAACGACACGACCGGTACGCGCGCGGCGAAACGCTGATCGGCATCTCTACCGGCTTGAAGGAGCTGGACGACAAGATTGGCGGCCTGCAGCCTGACCACCTCTACATCGTCGCTGGGCGCCCAGGCATGGGCAAGACGACGCTTGCCATGGGGTTTATCGGCGAGGCCTCGATTCGCCAGAACAAGTCGTCCCTGACCATCAGCCTGGAGATGAACAAGGGCCAGCTCATTGATCGCCTGGTCGCATCCGAAGGCCGTATCCCGCTGACCCTGGTCAAGAACGGCACTGCATGCCAGGACCACGGCACTGAACTTGCTGTCGCGACGAAGGCCATTCAGTTCGCGCCGCTGTACATCGCCGACAAGGCCGGATCTTCGATTGGCCGCATCCGATCCATGGCGCGCCGGCACAAGATGCGGTACGGCCTGGACCTGCTGATGATCGACTACCTGCAGTTGGCCGAAGGTGACGGCGGCAACCGCACCGAGGAGGTCAGCAGCATCAGTCGCGGCTGCAAACTGCTGGCGAAAGAGCTCGGCATTCCGGTGGTGCTGCTCAGCCAGCTCTCGCGCAAATGCGAGGAGCGCCCGAACAAGCGCCCGGTAGCCTCTGACCTGCGGGAGTCAGGCGCCATCGAGCAGGACGCGGACGTGATCCTGTTCGTCTATCGCGACGAGGTTTACCACGAAAACACCGAGGCCAAAGGCATTGCCGAGATCATCATCGGCAAGGGCCGCGATATCGAAATGGGTACCGTCCGTACCGCCTTCCTCGGCCAGTACAACCGTTTTGAGAACTTGGCCGCCGGCTGGGCTCCGGCGCCGAAGGCGCAGCAGGAGAAGGTAACCCCTCTATCTCGCCGCTACGCCAACAAGGACCGGTTCTGATGGCCGACCCCAAGATGCTGACCCCCAACCTCACCGAGTACCACTGGGCCCTGTACGCCTGTGGCCATCTGCTCGACCTCACCTCCGAGCCACATCCGCCTGTGGGTCTGTATCGCGACGAACAGTCGGCGACCTTGCATGGCCTGCAGATGTGGCCCGCCACTTTCACCGTCATCGACCTCAACAAGGACGACCGAGCATGAAGCAGAGCAAGTTGACCAAAGCAGCGCGTGGCCGGGAATGCCAGGTGCGCATTCCGGGCGTCTGCAACGGCGACCCCAACACTACCGTGCTGGCCCATTACCGCATGGCCGGCACCTGTGGCGTCGGCATGAAACCGAACGACCTGCAGGGCGCCCACGCCTGCAGCGCCTGCCACGACGCCTGCGACGGTCGCAGCAAAACGATGTTCAGCCGCGACGAGTTGCGGTTCATGCACCTCGAAGGCGTGGTGCGGACACTCGACATCTTGGTGAGCGAAGGGAAGGTGGCCGCGTGATGACCCCAGCCATGACATTCAGCGGAATCCCGGTCTACGTCAGCGAGCACCTGCCAAAGACGAAAACCATTCGCTGGAAAACTGAGCGCAAATGGTGCCATTGGAAGAATGCTCCGGCCCTTCGATTCCGCGCGCGCGCCAAGGAGATCCCCTGCGACACGATGATTATGTTCGGTGGCCGGGTGTTCATGTCCCCCGAAGGCATCGCGAAAATCCAGGCCCAGCTAGGGGAGGGGGATCGGTGAAACAGGCGATCATGAAACCAGTACGGGCCAGGGCGCCGCGCGCGAAGCCCGTTGACCGCGAAGGCCTGGAGCAGGCCTCGCTGATGCGCGAAATAGCGTTACGCTACCCGGCCGCCGCCAAGCTGATCTATCACGTCCCGAACGGTGGGCACCGGGTGAAGGCGGTCGCCGCCAAACTCAAGGCCCAAGGTGTGAAGGCCGGTATCCCTGACTTGGTGCTGCCGATGGCGCGCGGCGGGTACTTCGGGCTATACATCGAATTCAAGGCGAAGCCGCCATACGACGCCGCCGTGTCGCCGAGCCAGGACGCCTGCATCCAGGCGCTGCTCGAACAGGGCTATCTGGCCATCGTCTGCCGTGGCGCCATCGACGCGATGGAAGCGATCCGCGCCTACCTGCTGCAGCCGCAGACGAGGGCGGCGGCATGAGCAAGACCCGCGCTGTGAAGTTCACCGACGCCGAGATCCGCCGGCAGGCCGCCGACCCCGCCGTGCATGACCTGCGCGACCCGCGTCACCCCGGCCTGTACCTGCGATTCGGCCAGGACCGGCAGCGCGGGTCGTGGTACCTGGTGAAGGGCAAGGCCTGGAGCCAGATCGCCCGTTATCCTGAGCTGGGCGCCGCCGCGGTGCTGGCCGAGCTGCCTGCCCTGCGTCAGCGCCTGCTACGTGATCCAGACGCCGCCGTTGCCTTGGGCGGCCTGTCCACCGTTGGCCAGTTGCTCGACTGGTACAGCGACCGCATGAGCCGCGACCGCTCGTTATCGGCCAAGCGCAAGACCGGCGCCAAGTCGGCCATTGCGTGCCACCTGAAACCACGCCTGGCCGATCTGCCGATTCGGGCCGTGTCGGCACCTGAGCTGGACAAGCTGCTGATGTGGCCCGCGCAGGAAGTGCTTTCGCTGTCCTACGTGCGCCAACTGTTCGGCCTGCTGGTGGTCGCGTTCCGTCAAGCCCATAAGCTGGGGCTGATCGATACCAACCCCATGGCCGCACTGAAGTTCGTTGACTTCACCAAGGCCCGGATCATGCCCAAGCCGGCCCGGCTGCGCGGCGTGCATCTGGTCGAACTGGTGCCCATGCTGGCCGGCCTGTTCGACAGCGAACCCGGCGAGGCCATGCTTGCACTGATGATGCTGTGCCACGGCACCCGGGTGGGTGAGACCCGTCTGGCCCGCTGGTCCGATATCTCTATGGCCGACAACGAGTGGTTCATTCCGGCCGAGCACACCAAGACCCGCACCGAGCACCGGTTGCCGCTGACCGCCCAGACCAAGGCCATGCTGAGTCGATACCGCACTGCCCAGACCGCCCAGGGCTACGAGGGCATCTACCTGTTCCCGTCGCGGCGCGGCCGGGCACTGAGCGAGGGCCAAGCCAGTGCCGTGTTCACTCGCCTGGGTCAGGGTGAGTGGACCAGCCATGACCTGCGCAAGGTCGCCCGCACTGCCTGGACCGACCTGGGCATCGACGGCCACATCGGCGAGATGCTGCTGAACCACTCGCTGGGCAAGATCGCCTCGACCTACATCAACACCCAGGCCCGGGAGCAGCGTCTGGCCGCGCTGGAGAAGTGGCACGCCTGGTTAGATGAGCGCGGATTCAACGCGGTTCACAACCTGACAGGCGCCCAATATGAAGATTCGCAAAACCCTGTGCAGCCCATGAACGGCGTGGCCTGCAAGGCAATTCCGAAAATTGTTAATAGCGAGGTTTCAAAAGCATGATCAAGAGCCACGGACCGGCCTTTCGCAAGCAGGCGGTGGAGCTGGATCAGTGCCCGGCCTGCCGTGGCAAGGCGCTGATCAAGGGTGTGTTCCATGACCTGGCCTGCGTGCAGTGCAACGCCTCAGGTTGGGTGGTCGCCGCGACGGGGGAAGCGTTGCCAACGGAAGACCTAGTCACGCAATTGAGCCTGCGCCTGCAGGCCGCACAGCGACAGATCGAAGAATTGAAACAGCCTCGGGCCACTGGGCCGGAGGCGATTTACCAGGACAACAACCGCCGCGGTGCCGGTGGTTCGAACAGAACATTGGATTGAGGGGAAGGACATGGTCTACGGAAGCGTATCGGGAGCAGTGGTTGCAGCATTGGCTGCGGGGGAAAAGGGGGCTGCAAAAGGGCAGGCCTGGCAGAAGCTGTACAAGGCGGCTGAAGAGGAGGGTGGCTGCCTGGCCTCGCTGGGTGGCCAGTCGCATGGGCTGGAGCGTACCCAGGTGGATTACTGGCTGTCGGCGCGCCTACATCACCTGCTGAAAGATCGCCACTGGGATGCCCTTGTGGCGAAGTACAGCACCAGCAAGGTGAAGAAGGTTCAGGCGATCACGGCGGTGAGGCCGCTCATTGCCAGCCCGGCGCCGCAGCTGTTCATCTATAAGGCAGTGACGGCTTGGGCTATCCCGAAGCTGAAGGGGGCTCGCCGGAAGGCGCCGCGCTCAGTGTCGGTCGAGGTGCCGCTCGATGCATCACCATGGCGCGGGGAGGCGACGGTGAATGCCGCAGTCGCTGCAGGCCAGGCTGAAAGGCGGCGGATCGAAGCGCTGGAAGAGGATGTGATCATCCTGGCCGACAGCTTCTATGACATGAACACCTGGGACCTGGACGCCACGCCCGAGCCGACGCGCCGTCGCTGGAGAGCTCA carries:
- the dnaB gene encoding replicative DNA helicase; protein product: MRDPYSIEAEHGLLGAMMIRPELIDTLSDDLSPESFYFAENAEVFRGIMAVRATGKAVDFLTVGEQIGNLPNGDRALAYCAEIVDNTPSVASAKTYAGIVRERAIERALYSLGEQAMDIAQGTEDVQAKIAAVQAAAMSIDCGAGDDDIVKAGDVVIDQLDVWQERHDRYARGETLIGISTGLKELDDKIGGLQPDHLYIVAGRPGMGKTTLAMGFIGEASIRQNKSSLTISLEMNKGQLIDRLVASEGRIPLTLVKNGTACQDHGTELAVATKAIQFAPLYIADKAGSSIGRIRSMARRHKMRYGLDLLMIDYLQLAEGDGGNRTEEVSSISRGCKLLAKELGIPVVLLSQLSRKCEERPNKRPVASDLRESGAIEQDADVILFVYRDEVYHENTEAKGIAEIIIGKGRDIEMGTVRTAFLGQYNRFENLAAGWAPAPKAQQEKVTPLSRRYANKDRF
- a CDS encoding ParB/RepB/Spo0J family partition protein, which produces MAKSFKQMIKDGEVRRADAMKVKLEDLHEEPGFNLRTEGAALETSIELLAEFIAEGGQIPPLEVRPRANGGVWVVDGHRRRRALLKLDAAGRLPRTPNKDNPDVLEAWVSVIAFEGSDADRVARIISSQENEKLSPLELAEGYKRLRAFGWTSDQIAKKVGKTRQHVEQVITVGNANTDVQNLIAAGQVSATTAVHAVRQHGDAAGQVLSSALEKAQANGKKKVTAGTIKGPSIPKPRLEAVHIASSNLIAALGQIDERAETIPLSTDLVIKLRAALDGAQLR
- a CDS encoding helix-turn-helix domain-containing protein; the protein is MSPAQKSVLISLADNANDDGACWPSVARIAERTCLSERAVRNALRWLEEAKVLTAHMRAGRSTWYTVSPYSYDPGSKCPRQQMPRHPGKKCPHPGNRCPTPRH
- a CDS encoding tyrosine-type recombinase/integrase, giving the protein MSKTRAVKFTDAEIRRQAADPAVHDLRDPRHPGLYLRFGQDRQRGSWYLVKGKAWSQIARYPELGAAAVLAELPALRQRLLRDPDAAVALGGLSTVGQLLDWYSDRMSRDRSLSAKRKTGAKSAIACHLKPRLADLPIRAVSAPELDKLLMWPAQEVLSLSYVRQLFGLLVVAFRQAHKLGLIDTNPMAALKFVDFTKARIMPKPARLRGVHLVELVPMLAGLFDSEPGEAMLALMMLCHGTRVGETRLARWSDISMADNEWFIPAEHTKTRTEHRLPLTAQTKAMLSRYRTAQTAQGYEGIYLFPSRRGRALSEGQASAVFTRLGQGEWTSHDLRKVARTAWTDLGIDGHIGEMLLNHSLGKIASTYINTQAREQRLAALEKWHAWLDERGFNAVHNLTGAQYEDSQNPVQPMNGVACKAIPKIVNSEVSKA
- a CDS encoding LexA family protein, with product MITQVINEANTCYLKGDNACFTLSVMNEDSGTLKDRIYARRVALGLSQQQLAERAGVSQVTIQHLESGRNATSKRLVEIARALNVSAEWLDSGKSTTVEPSNVAPTVQPNMSYRYPVISWVAAGAWAEAVEPFPPGFSDRYEISDYNSKGVAFWLEVRGDSMTAPTGTSIPEGMMILVDTEAEVTSGKLVIAKLANSGEATFKKLVEDGGRRYLKPLNPEYKMVECGEDCRIIGVAVRVMGKL
- a CDS encoding VRR-NUC domain-containing protein, coding for MKQAIMKPVRARAPRAKPVDREGLEQASLMREIALRYPAAAKLIYHVPNGGHRVKAVAAKLKAQGVKAGIPDLVLPMARGGYFGLYIEFKAKPPYDAAVSPSQDACIQALLEQGYLAIVCRGAIDAMEAIRAYLLQPQTRAAA
- a CDS encoding DUF1364 domain-containing protein: MKQSKLTKAARGRECQVRIPGVCNGDPNTTVLAHYRMAGTCGVGMKPNDLQGAHACSACHDACDGRSKTMFSRDELRFMHLEGVVRTLDILVSEGKVAA
- a CDS encoding transcriptional regulator; this encodes MPAKERPVETVVRLAGGQAELARRCNTSQPRIWQCVHRNKRVPADLVIPFEKAVDGQVTRHQLRPDLYPEEEPTASR
- a CDS encoding DUF1654 domain-containing protein, with the translated sequence MNQGIPDTQISPSSYELLGRRVRRLVVSPHVQKLQAVTVTPAPGELEEDWERLLDELGNTDGIRIDRLESGAYRIGWREYLDY